A part of Plasmodium sp. gorilla clade G2 genome assembly, chromosome: 8 genomic DNA contains:
- a CDS encoding asparagine-rich antigen Pfa55-14 — protein sequence MNNNNYYYYKKYKNSYKKTSFLESKYDKVVNNVLGLFKKNNKHKFLSTSSALCNDVHEQILSSRLFLDLCEEKEILLYKILKKLNILNLIYFRFLKEEDIEDVHDLHKELFPVKYHSDFYFSICNFDDNTIIDDDIIKIMDKITSSFKKSTNTKRYNNNNNNSNSNNCSNNYNNVNSYDELSTSCWNINDDEMNDMDNYYDQDEYLEETQNDILNTLNNSIDENGTEKKKINKKWKEDQIFSLGVFLPFSFIDYINSDYINKLLKRKCIEKLGEKDILLDYIKFMDDSNAKYEKNNTNDKYDKYDKYDTIDTIDKIDTIDKFDTIDKYDTYGNYYNYDDGNSYCHDTPINNMKSHSNSTNNSQKSTSNCTYESFKTYCNFEMGDKHYKENINYDNLKNQKRLTNEVDTKEMSDFILSSNECSNNMNDKETQNGFDSLDEEEAFKKEDIEVNTNNNFYDCNNNSSPTNHINQYKHYDIFNFNDKKEDYTSFNKCNNNNSKNTINNMMNPSNVYRNIGTLPYNIQRNNNNNNNNNNIDFIYNSVSNINYDNENIYNIYKELKEKCQLYNERNSLEEHIKNNMKYKIHISKEMLNLYNPNERKIKRDYLIGCLSSLINYDDINNEKDYNNICDFLKKKSNNNKKRKSYLRYMYDTSKNFLENYMPVERCFNSKNDDHIYEENFKDDKSNHDHEYSDYNNNNNNDDDDDDNNNNNNNNNCNSYYNGSVNKDVLYKKHREQDKLTNEENNVNQCLKESYTYLNNIKDNFNYSGDIKWRKQDNLFCNNILKDLSILKKDKCVKKDSRFEKILYEEIYMNKNIRAMSKKYVKKKISSIYILTVGVNEYFRGLSLASYLIEYSIYFFYFILYKMFLYNDKFYCYIDNYTFYSLSSNLKDEYNEIFDEGVISDYSTKEMENNEEKKDEEANCLLIYDESEKINPIKNNDNIYNNKISCVDDEHITYNNNNNSNVNEEINATKKKKKKKKKFYTLKYTNSSLNVWGKFKNTNSIENNDNNNFEIKCKSSSMNSNILLRYIPKNPKGKNNYSICNSVIKECYMDIISNDYFHHLYYNIRNKHNQLIRKVKNVKNINDMENDNKKKKRSNNNNNNNNKDNSSYFMTNLIQTKNALFPFRINNKILNFFVNNFCAYNLKNKTSFNLQNVNSVKPFINNNEDNYILPLYIYLHVIDYNKAAINLYNKLNFDYVHTYENFYYINKIAFSSYLYAYFF from the coding sequence atgaataataataattattattattataagaaatataaaaatagttaTAAGAAGACTAGCTTTCTTGAATCAAAATATGATAAGGTTGTAAACAATGTGTTAggtttatttaaaaaaaataacaaacaCAAATTTCTTTCAACATCTTCAGCCTTATGTAATGATGTGCATGAACAAATATTAAGTTCAAGATTATTTCTGGATTTGTGTgaagaaaaggaaatattattatataaaatattaaagaaattgaatatattaaatttgatttatttccgttttttaaaagaagaagatattGAAGATGTTCATGATTTACATAAAGAATTATTTCCAGTAAAATATCATTCGGATTTTTATTTCAGCATATGTAATTTTGATGATAATACAATAATTgatgatgatattataaaaattatggatAAAATAACTAGTTCCTTTAAAAAAAGTACAAACACAAAAAGatacaacaataataataataatagtaatagtaataattgtagtaataattataataatgtaaattcATATGATGAATTGTCAACAAGTTGTTggaatataaatgatgatgaaatgAATGATATGGACAATTATTATGATCAAGATGAATATTTAGAAGAAACACaaaatgatattttaaatacattaaataattcaataGATGAAAATGGAacagaaaagaaaaaaataaataaaaagtggAAAGAAGatcaaatattttcattgGGTGTATTTTTACCATTTTCTTTTATCGATTATATTAATagtgattatataaataaattgttGAAGAGAAAATGTATAGAAAAGTTGGGAGAGAAAGATATTTTActagattatataaaatttatggaCGATTCTAATgctaaatatgaaaaaaataatacaaatgataaatatgataaatatgataaatatgatacAATTGATACAATTGATAAAATTGATACAATTGACAAATTTGATACAattgataaatatgatacatatggtaattattataattatgatgatggTAATTCTTATTGTCATGATACCcctattaataatatgaagtCACATTCAAATTCTACAAATAATAGTCAAAAAAGTACTTCGAATTGCACCTATGAATCATTTAAAACATATTGTAATTTTGAAATGGGGGATAAACactataaagaaaatattaattatgataatttaaaaaatcaaaaaaggTTGACAAATGAAGTAGATACTAAAGAAATGTcagattttattttatcatcaaatgaatgtagtaataatatgaatgataaggAAACACAAAATGGATTTGATAGTCTAGACGAAGAGGAAgcttttaaaaaagaagatatagaagttaatactaataataatttttatgattgtaataataattcttctcCTACAAATCATATTAATCAATATAAACattatgatatttttaattttaatgacAAAAAGGAGGACTACACAAGCtttaataaatgtaataataataattcgaAAAAcactattaataatatgatgaatCCGAGTAATGTTTATAGAAATATAGGTACATTGCCATATAACATACAAAGAAacaataacaacaataataataataataatatcgaCTTTATCTACAATAGTGTtagtaatataaattatgataatgaaaatatttataatatatacaaagaACTTAAAGAAAAGTGTCAATTATATAACGAAAGGAATAGCTTAGAagaacatattaaaaataatatgaaatataaaatacatataagtAAGGAAATGTTAAATTTATACAATccaaatgaaagaaaaattaaaagagaTTATTTGATTGGATGCTTATCCTCCTTAattaattatgatgatattaataatgaaaaggattataataatatttgtgattttttaaaaaaaaagtctaataataacaaaaagagaaaaagCTATTTAAGGTATATGTATGATACATCGAAAAATTTTCTAGAAAATTATATGCCTGTGGAAAGATGTTTCAAttcaaaaaatgatgatCACATATATGAAGAGAATTTTAAGGATGATAAGTCCAACCATGATCATGAATATAGTGActacaacaacaacaataacaatgatgatgatgatgatgataataataataataataataataataattgtaatagTTATTATAATGGTAGTGTAAATAAAGAtgtgttatataaaaaacacaGAGAACAAGATAAATTGAccaatgaagaaaataatgtcAATCAATGTTTAAAAGAATCATAcacatatttaaataatataaaagataattttaattattctgGAGATATCAAATGGAGAAAACaagataatttattttgtaataatatattaaaagatttatcaatattaaaaaaagacaaATGTGTGAAAAAAGATTCTCGTtttgaaaaaattttatatgaagaaatttatatgaataaaaatataagagcAATGTCGaagaaatatgtaaaaaaaaaaattagtagtatatatattttaacagTTGGAGTAAATGAATATTTCCGAGGACTTAGTTTAGCATCTTACCTTATTGAATActctatttattttttttatttcattttatataaaatgtttttatataatgacaaattttattgttatattgATAATTATACATTCTATAGTTTGTCTAGTAACTTAAAGgatgaatataatgaaatatttgATGAAGGGGTTATAAGTGATTATTCGACAAAAGAAAtggaaaataatgaagaaaaaaaagatgaagaagCGAATTGTTTACTTATATATGATGAAtctgaaaaaataaatccaatcaaaaataatgacaatatatataataataaaatatcttGCGTTGATGATGAACacattacatataataataataataatagtaatgtaAACGAAGAAATAAATgcaacaaaaaagaaaaagaaaaaaaaaaaaaaattttacacATTAAAATATACGAATAGTTCACTTAATGTATGGgggaaatttaaaaatacaaatagtatagaaaataatgataataataattttgaaatTAAATGTAAATCTTCTAGTATGAATAGTAATATATTGCTAAGATATATTCCAAAAAATCCAAAAgggaaaaataattatagtaTTTGTAATAGTGTTATAAAAGAATGTTATATGGATATAATATCAAatgattattttcatcatctatattataatattcgtAATAAACACAATCAACTAATAAGAAAAgtaaaaaatgtaaagaatataaatgatatggaaaatgataataaaaaaaaaaaaagaagtaataataataataataataataataaagataattcATCATACTTTATGACTAATCTGATTCAAACTAAAAATGCTCTATTCCCTTTTCgtataaataacaaaatattaaacttttttgttaataatttttgtGCTTATaatctaaaaaataaaacatctTTTAATTTACAAAATGTTAATAGTGTCAAaccatttataaataataatgaagataattatattcttccgttgtatatatatttacatgttATAGACTATAACAAAGCAGCTATTAATTTGTATAACAAATTAAATTTTGATTATGTTCATACATATGAAAACTTTTATTACATTAATAAAATTGCCTTCTCATCTTATTTGtatgcatattttttttaa